GCGGTCGCAGCTCCATGCCCGCCGCGGTCAGCCGGTAGCTCGTGCGCACGGGGAAGCCCGGCAGCCGGTCCTTCACGACGAGCCCTTGCGCGACCAGCTCGCCGAGCCGATCGGTCAGCACCTTCGCCGTCAAGGACGGCAGTCGCGCCCGCAGCTCGCCGAACGAGCAGGGACCGTGCATCAGCTCGCGCAGCACGAGCGTCGCCCACCGGCCGGAGATCGCCGCGAGCGCGACCTCGACCGGGCAACCGGGCTCAGGCCTGTTCGTGCGGCCGCGCGCGTCGGGGACGAGTTCGACGTCGGTTTCCGCTTGGTGACCGACGAGACGCTTCGCTTCGCTGGTGCCATGAGTACCGACCACATGCCCAGTGTGCGCCTTCCCGAGCAGTTCCGGGAGGCGTTCAACACCGGTTCCAGTGCCGCCGTCGAAGCCGTCTACGAGCCGGACGGGGTGTTCGTCGACGGTCCGGGCAATCCCGTGACCGGCCCGGACCGCAAGCGCGCCAACGAGAAGATGCTCGCGCTCGGGGAGCCGATCGAGGTCCGGCCCCGGCACACCTACGTGGCGGGCGACATCGCCCTGCTGATCGTCGACTGGAGCATCGGTGAGGTGCACGGCACGGCGACCGACGTAGCCCGCCGCGGCCCGGACGGGGTCTGGCGCTACGTGATCGACAACCCGTTCGGCACCGCCTGACTACTGCTTGGCGATGCCCTCCACCGGCGTGGTGTCCCAGGGCAGCAGGTCGACGCCGAGCCACGGCATCACGCCGGTGGCCTGCAGCGCCGCCACCGAGAACCACAGCGCCAGCAGGCTGAACGCGGGCAGGACCACCATGTTCTCGACCTTGCCGCCGGTCTTCATCCGCATGATCTTCGGCGGGGCGATCGGGTACCAGGTCTTGCCCGCGATCGGCACCGGCCACATCATCGGGCAGCCCATCTCGGTGATCGCGTCGCCGATGAAGTGCGCGACGCAGCCGATGGTCACCGCGAGCCCGCAGGCCCCGGCCAGCTCCGGCGCGCCGTTGACCCACTGCCAGCACAGCAGCGACAACCCGGCCGAGGTCAGCGTGATCGTCAGCGCGTCCCGCTTCGGGCACCACTCGTGCAGCAGCCCGCGCACCGCGAGGCCGCAGAAGAAGAACATCACGAACGGCAGCGCGTAGGTGTGGCTGAGCTGGATCAACGCGGTGGTGGCCAGCCCGGCGAGGATCGCGAAGACGATGGTGTGGGTGAACCCGCGGTGCCCGCCGTGCCGGTTGGAGTCCTTCTTCGTCCTGGTGCTCCGGTAGATCTTGTGGCTGAGCCAGTTGATCCCGGCGGACATGCTCTTGCTGATCGCCCCGAAGGTGCGCGCCACGGTCGAGCTGGGGTGGTCCAGGTCCGGCAGCAGCGCCGCGCCGGTGGCCAGCGCCCCGCCGACCACGATGGCCGGGGCGGTGAAGCTGCCGAAGTCGTACGCGGCGCCCAGCACCGCCACCCCGCTCCACGCCGCAAGTCCACTGATGGCGTGCGTCGGCCCCATCGACATCCCGCGCCCCCTGAAGATCGTCCGCTGCGCGAGAGGTTAGGGGATCTTCGTCACGCGGGGGAGACCCACCCGGCGCATCGCGTCCCGCCGCGAAACGCCAATGCCGCGATCGGTCCGTTGAACGCACCGAATGACTCATTCAGTGCGTCAGCGGCGGCCGGGGGTGATGAGGCCCAGCTCGTACGCGGTGGCGACGGCGGCGGCGCGGTCGTTCACACCGAGCTTGGCGTAGACGTGCAGCAGGTGGGTCTTCACCGTGGCCTCGCTGATGAACAGCTTCGCCGCGGCGTCCCGGTTGGTCATGCCGCGGGCGATCAGGCCGAGCACCTCCAGCTCGCGCTGGCT
The window above is part of the Allokutzneria albata genome. Proteins encoded here:
- a CDS encoding YybH family protein, which gives rise to MSTDHMPSVRLPEQFREAFNTGSSAAVEAVYEPDGVFVDGPGNPVTGPDRKRANEKMLALGEPIEVRPRHTYVAGDIALLIVDWSIGEVHGTATDVARRGPDGVWRYVIDNPFGTA
- a CDS encoding winged helix-turn-helix transcriptional regulator; translation: MVGTHGTSEAKRLVGHQAETDVELVPDARGRTNRPEPGCPVEVALAAISGRWATLVLRELMHGPCSFGELRARLPSLTAKVLTDRLGELVAQGLVVKDRLPGFPVRTSYRLTAAGMELRPLLIALYDAGSRVLAALPPHD
- a CDS encoding metal-dependent hydrolase encodes the protein MSMGPTHAISGLAAWSGVAVLGAAYDFGSFTAPAIVVGGALATGAALLPDLDHPSSTVARTFGAISKSMSAGINWLSHKIYRSTRTKKDSNRHGGHRGFTHTIVFAILAGLATTALIQLSHTYALPFVMFFFCGLAVRGLLHEWCPKRDALTITLTSAGLSLLCWQWVNGAPELAGACGLAVTIGCVAHFIGDAITEMGCPMMWPVPIAGKTWYPIAPPKIMRMKTGGKVENMVVLPAFSLLALWFSVAALQATGVMPWLGVDLLPWDTTPVEGIAKQ